The following are encoded in a window of Vigna unguiculata cultivar IT97K-499-35 chromosome 8, ASM411807v1, whole genome shotgun sequence genomic DNA:
- the LOC114194114 gene encoding protein KTI12 homolog, whose translation MALVVMCGQPCSGKSKAALCLVEALKESESKHQVRIIDEACFHLDRNQSYANMPSEKNLRGVLRSEVDRSVSKDSIIIVDSLNSIKGYRYELWCLARASGIRYCVVYCDVEETFCRKWNEERREKGEASYEDSIFEDLVRRFEKPERRNRWDSPLFELWPHREETEKSSSAIIDVVSYLTKKVDSKTRDVKILQPTIATQTSRFSDANSLYELDKATQEVTNAIVEAQSQALGGPLNGVSVGKDLPVINISRCVGLPELRRMRRTFIKLTGQTSLSGPPPPSDADSAKRMFIDYLNRELGTS comes from the coding sequence atggCACTGGTTGTAATGTGTGGGCAGCCATGTAGTGGGAAGTCCAAAGCTGCACTCTGTCTAGTTGAAGCTCTAAAAGAATCAGAATCAAAACATCAAGTGAGAATCATAGACGAAGCTTGTTTTCATCTTGATCGAAACCAAAGCTATGCAAACATGCCTTCAGAGAAGAATTTAAGAGGGGTGCTCAGGTCAGAAGTAGATAGGTCTGTGTCCAAAGATAGCATCATCATAGTAGATTCTTTGAATAGCATCAAGGGTTACAGATACGAGCTATGGTGCTTGGCTCGAGCTTCTGGAATCAGATACTGTGTGGTGTACTGTGACGTAGAAGAAACCTTTTGTAGGAAATGGAACGAAGAGCGCAGGGAGAAAGGAGAAGCCAGTTATGAGGATTCAATTTTTGAAGATTTGGTGAGAAGGTTTGAGAAACCAGAAAGAAGAAACAGGTGGGATTCTCCATTGTTTGAATTATGGCCACACAGAGAAGAGACAGAGAAATCTTCCTCTGCCATTATAGATGTTGTCTCCTACTTAACCAAAAAGGTGGACTCCAAAACCAGGGATGTTAAGATTCTGCAACCAACTATTGCCACTCAAACCTCACGTTTTTCTGATGCAAATTCTCTGTATGAATTGGACAAAGCAACACAAGAAGTCACAAATGCCATAGTAGAAGCACAATCTCAAGCGCTTGGAGGACCACTTAACGGTGTTTCCGTGGGAAAAGATTTGCCTGTAATCAACATTTCAAGGTGTGTTGGGCTGCCGGAGCTACGTAGAATGCGACGCACCTTCATAAAATTGACAGGGCAAACAAGTTTAAGTGGGCCACCACCCCCTTCTGATGCAGACAGTGCAAAAAGAATGTTCATTGACTACTTGAACAGAGAACTAGGAACATCCTGA
- the LOC114194115 gene encoding transcription factor GLABRA 3-like isoform X1, with amino-acid sequence MANKGSPMHEKMQKNLCTQLAVAVRSIQWSYGIFWAPSTTEERVLEWREGYYNGDIKTRKTVQAMELEMKADKIGLQRSEQLKELYKFLLAGEADPQTKRPSAALAPEDLSDLEWYYLVCMSFVFGHNQSSLPGRTLEIGDTIWLCDAQHADSKIFSRSLLAKVGFYF; translated from the exons ATGGCCAACAAGGGAAGTCCAATGCATGAGAAGATGCAGAAAAACCTTTGCACACAACTTGCTGTTGCAGTGAGAAGCATTCAATGGAGTTATGGGATCTTCTGGGCACCTTCAACCACTGAAGAAAG GGTGCTGGAATGGAGAGAAGGGTACTACAATGGAGACATCAAGACAAGAAAAACTGTTCAAGCCATGGAATTGGAAATGAAAGCTGATAAAATAGGTCTGCAGAGGAGTGAGCAATTGAAGGAACTATACAAGTTTCTTCTTGCAGGTGAAGCTGATCCACAAACCAAAAGGCCTTCTGCTGCATTAGCTCCAGAGGATCTCTCAGATTTGGAGTGGTATTACTTGGTTTGCATGTCCTTTGTTTTCGGTCACAATCAAAG TAGTTTGCCGGGGAGAACACTGGAAATTGGTGACACAATCTGGTTATGCGATGCTCAACATGCAGACAGTAAAATTTTCTCTCGTTCTTTGCTAGCAAAGGTTGGATTTTACTTCTGA
- the LOC114194115 gene encoding transcription factor GLABRA 3-like isoform X2 has translation MANKGSPMHEKMQKNLCTQLAVAVRSIQWSYGIFWAPSTTEERVLEWREGYYNGDIKTRKTVQAMELEMKADKIGLQRSEQLKELYKFLLAGEADPQTKRPSAALAPEDLSDLEWYYLVCMSFVFGHNQSLPGRTLEIGDTIWLCDAQHADSKIFSRSLLAKVGFYF, from the exons ATGGCCAACAAGGGAAGTCCAATGCATGAGAAGATGCAGAAAAACCTTTGCACACAACTTGCTGTTGCAGTGAGAAGCATTCAATGGAGTTATGGGATCTTCTGGGCACCTTCAACCACTGAAGAAAG GGTGCTGGAATGGAGAGAAGGGTACTACAATGGAGACATCAAGACAAGAAAAACTGTTCAAGCCATGGAATTGGAAATGAAAGCTGATAAAATAGGTCTGCAGAGGAGTGAGCAATTGAAGGAACTATACAAGTTTCTTCTTGCAGGTGAAGCTGATCCACAAACCAAAAGGCCTTCTGCTGCATTAGCTCCAGAGGATCTCTCAGATTTGGAGTGGTATTACTTGGTTTGCATGTCCTTTGTTTTCGGTCACAATCAAAG TTTGCCGGGGAGAACACTGGAAATTGGTGACACAATCTGGTTATGCGATGCTCAACATGCAGACAGTAAAATTTTCTCTCGTTCTTTGCTAGCAAAGGTTGGATTTTACTTCTGA